AACAAATTCAGGAGCGTCAGGATCATTAATATACTTACTCATTTTTATTGAGCTGGTTACAGAGCTTGGAACTTTTACTTCATAAAGCTCCTCAGCACCTGCATCAACAGCTTTTTTATTCATATTGACAACACTGTCACCATACCTACCGTAAGTCTTTTCGATAGCATCCTTAATAGATTCAATAACTTTATCAAATGGTGCAACATTGGCAATTTTAAAGAAAGCAGTCTGAAGAATTACATTAACCCTATTGCCGAGCCCAATTTTTTCAGCAATCTCATTTGCATTTATAACATAAAATCTTGCTTCTTTTTCAATAAGAAGCTTCTGAACTTCTGCAGGAAGTTTGTCCCAAACTTCATCAGCAGAATAGATGCTGTTTAAAAGGAACGTACCTCCCTTTTTAAGCTTTGTAACTATATCATACTGCTCAAGGAAAGAAAAATTATGGCATCCTATAAAATCAGCTTCTTGAACAAGGTAAGAACTCTTTATAGGTCTCTTACCAAATCTAACATGAGAAGTGGTCATAGAGCCTGATTTCTTAGAGTCATAAACAAAATAAGCTTGAACATTACTGCCGGTCAAATCTCCAATAATTTTTGCTGAGTTTTTGTTTGCACCGACAGTACCATCTGACCCTAACCCAAAAAACATACCGTTGAAAACGCCATCCTGTGGTGTAAGCCAGCTCGGATCGTATTTAAGACTTTTATTTGTAACGTCATCCTCGATACCAACAGTAAAGCTATTAATCGGCTCAGCTGCATCAAGATTGTCAAATACTGCCTTAACCATTGCAGGAGTGAACTCTTTTGAACCAAGTCCATATCTGCCGCCTATAATTATAGGGTATCTGTCAAATTTAACCATTTTCTTCTGCATAGCTTCGCCAATTGCAGTCCTAACATCAAGATAAAGTGGCTCACCAAGTCCGCCCGGCTCTTTTGTCCTATCAAGCACAGCTATTTTTGATACAGATTTTGGTAAAGCCGCTACAAAATCCTCAAGTGAAAATGGTCTGTAAAGCCTTATCTTCATAAGACCCACTTTTTCTCCAAGAGAATTCATATATTCAACAGCTTCTTCTGCAACATCAGCACCTGAACCCATCATAATAATCACTTTTTCAGCATCAGGAGCACCAATGTAGTCAAAAAGATTGTATTTTCTACCGGTTAGCTTAAAGAATTTTTCCATCTCCTGTTTGAAGATTGCAGGAGCTGCTTCATAAAATTTATTAACAGCTTCTTTTCCCTGAAAGAATACATCAGGGTTTTGAGCAGTACCCTTTATTGTTGGATGATCAGGGCTCAACCCTCTTTCTCTATGAGCTTTAATAAGCTCGTCATCTATCATCTCTTTCATTATTTCAAAAGGTATTTCTTCCGTAGTCCTAATCTCATGAGAAGTCCTAAAACCATCAAAAAAATGCAGAACTGGTACTCTTGATTTTAATGTAGCCGCTTGACCAATAAGAGCAAAATCCATAACCTCCTGCGGGTTGTTTGAACACAGCATAGCCCATCCTGTCTGACGACAAGCCATAACGTCAGAGTGATCACCAAAAATTGAAAGAGCATGGGTAGCTACAGCTCTTGCACTAACATGAAAAACAGTAGGTGTTAATTCACCTGCTATTTTATACATATTAGGAATCATCAACAGCAGACCCTGTGATGCAGTAAAAGTAGTAGTCAACGCCCCAGCAGACAAAGCTCCATGGACTGCACCGGATGCTCCGCCTTCAGATTGCAATTCTACAACTTTTGGCACTGTACCCCAAATATTCTTCTTGCCCTTAGCACTGTATTCATCAGCTAGCTCTCCCATTACAGACGATGGTGTAATCGGATAAATGGCAATAACCTCATTGGTAGCATGCGCAACGTAAGCTGCAGCAGTATTACCATCAATATTGACAAATTTTTTCTCAGCCATATTTCCTCCTTATTTTATGTATGACACAGATTATTGATTTTCTTATATTACAGCTCTTAATTTATAACATCGGCCTTTTGCTTCGTCAATCTTTTTAAGGGTTTTTTTAGCAATATTCAATATTTTTTAATCTAACTAAAAAATATAATCCTTTTTTAGCATTATTGAACGGATTATTCAAAAATTGCCTGAATTTACTATATTCTATTTTTAAGAGATACTTATCAAACATTATAACCATTATCTATTTTTAAACAATATTAACCTCTCGCTAACTTTTTAACACTACACAATATATTTATTTTGCTCGAGAAAATATAATAAAAGATAGTTTTGTTTTATTTTATCTGATAAAGGCAACTCAAGAATCAATCGGCTATTGACACTAAGATATTTTAGTGGTATTCAACTCCTTCATTTTTGGAGAGATGTCCGAGTCTGGCCGAAGGAGCACGATTGGAAATCGTGTGTACCGTTCACCCGGTACCGAGGGTTCAAATCCCTCTCTCTCCGTTTATTAAATATCTAACACCTTGTTAAACTTCATTTTTTAAAATCCATTTTAAGCTTGGGGCCGTGAGGGGGACGTAAAATGTCTAATATAGTCCATCATATTCAACCATAGCAGAATAAGATAATAAATTTTCATAAAAATAAATTCTTTTTCAACAAATTCCCCATAGAATAAACCTAGTGGTATTTATCCATGCAAACTATATTGTAGCAAGATTGGTAGCTGCCAAAGGTGATGGTGGCTATTTTACTGTATTAAAAAAATTTCTGAGGGTAGATTTACTTATAATCGATGAAGTTGGATTTAAAAAGATTCCGTTAAACTATGTTGATGAATTCTTTGAAATTATCAGACAAAGATATGAAACTAATTCTGTAATTATTACCACTAATAGACCATTTGAAGAATGGGGTAATATATTTGGTGATGTTGTCTGGCTTCTGCAATAATAGATAGGCTTATTCATCATTCTCATATCTTCAAGATAACCGGTAAAAGTTACAGAATAAAAAGTTTACAAGAAGTAAAAGAAGCTTAAATTTAACTGGGGAATTTTAAGGGCCATAACGTCGGGATTTTTAATTGACTTTGACACTTCCCAAAAATCTTTCAACTGTCTTGTTGTCCAAGCATATCCTCTTTGATAATCAGGAATTTTAAAAATTCTGTCCTTAAAAATATTTTTAAAAGATACTAATTCATTCACTTTATCTCCTTATTAATTTTCATATCTGTAATAGGGCATAGCGGTGAGTATAGGCGTAGTGCGGGTTTTTGAAGCACTTTACTTTCAATTTACACCGAAGTTTGTTTATAGTTAATCCGTTCATATTCAGCACTTATCCCGCATTAAGTTTATGCATTCTTAGCTTGCGTAATTATTGTTCTGATTTCATTAATATTTTTCTCAATATGTTCTACATCCTTGATTATAGTACTAATAATTTTATTTATTGTAAATTCTGTTCCTAGTTTTACCGATTTATAAAAAAATGTATTCCCATATTTATTAAATCCTTTTTCTGGCTTTGGATAAACTCTTGCACTTGGAAATGAATTTGAAAAGTCAAACCACAATTTATTGTCTAATAATTTTTCTTTTATTTTATGTGCAATTATAGAATTATTGTCTTCAACAACCATTCTGTAATGTTCTCCTTGTATTTGAATTCCTAATACAATGTTAGGCGAAATTAAATATTTCAAATCCATCAGTCCTAAACTTCGAGTCATTCCATACCCGAGGAAAATTATCGGTTTTTTATTATTCCAGTTTAGAGGCAAGCTAAAGTCTGTTAAATTCTTTCCAAGTTCATCTAATTCCTTATAAATCTCATATGCTAACAACTCATACTTCTTTTTTAGATAAAAATCGTGTAATCTTATATCTATAAGTTCTCTGTATAATTGATTTGTTTTAATTGAGTGAAAATCAAATAATTCTTCCCTGTCAATTTTACAATATTCATTAATTTTTATTAAACCACTTATAAATTCACAATAATCAATAATTATTTGTCGGTGATACTCATTATTTATACTTTCAGATAAGGATTGTAACATTAATTGTAAATCAGAATAATTCAAATAGTGCCAAAATACACCATTAACTTCTAGCTTACTTTTCGATTGGAAAAACATAGGTTCTGATAATGAAAGTAATATGTAATTTTTTCTATTTGTATGTTTCTCTGAATATTTTGCTAATTGTCCAATATATGGAACACTTTTAACTTTATTTTCAATCAATATTTCTTGTCCATTAGAATAATTGAATGATAAATCAATATTCTCTTTTTCTCTAAATATTTCTTTAATTCTTAAATTTTCAGGCTGTTCATTTAAAAACTTTGAAAAAAAGGTTCCAAATTCTAACGGGTAATTATGACCTATCCAATATAAAAAATTACTATGAAATAATTCTTTCGAACTTAACGATAAGTTAAATAGTGGTGAATTTTTAAGCTTTTCTATTGTTTCTTTCATTTACAGTGTCCTTTCTTATGCAAGCTAACGGTTCAGTGTATGAGCTGTGGCGGGGTTTTCCGCACTTTGTTTCATATTTGCACTGCCGTTATTTTATTCATATTCATTTCATTTATAGCATTTTGCCCGCCATTGCTTATACACAATGTTGTGCGGTCGTATTTACATATTCTTTTGAATGAACTCCCTCATCGCACTTATTGATTCTTGTAATTGTTTCAAGGTAAATCGTTCATTTAATGTGTTTTCGGGATGATGAATTTGATGTCTAATAAACTCACTTAAAACTTTTTGTTCTTCAATTTCTCGCCCATTTCTCATTCTTCTGTAATTCATTGTTGTCCTACCATTTTTGTATTCATTTAATTTGCCTTCACTTTCTATATAACCATAAAGTTCATTATGATATTCTTCATTTGATTCGCCAAAAGCAAGAAAATTGACCTCATTTAATGATGGATAAGGCAAATTATGTCTTTCAACTTGTATAACATTAATTCGCCCATTTTCTTCTTTTAGAAGTTTTAAATCCTCAAAATCCAATAGTTTTACAATTGCTGGACTGTGGGTTGTAAGTATTATTTGAGTATTCTCGGTGTTTGACAATGTTTTAAAGGCTTCTATTAACTTTCTTTGATGTTCTGGATGCTGTGAAGTTTCAGGTTCTTCAATTGCATAAATAATATTCGGAACGTTTCTTTCTTGTTGCCTTCTTTCAGCTTCAGCCCTAAAAAAGTTAAGAAGGATTAATCTTTTTATGCCGCTACCTCTTTTATTAATAGGAATGTCTTCATCTCCTGAAATCTTAACATTTTTAAACACATCTTCCCACTTTAGACTTTCTGTTGGCGGGATTACAGGATTCAAACTATTTGCAACATCAGGATTCATTTCTCTTAATTTATTTAAAGTTCTATTGGCAACTTCTTCTAATTTGCCTCTAACTTCTGTGGCTATTTCATTGAATTTCCTTCTAAGTTCTTCATCATTTAGTATTTGTCTAACTGCTTCTTTTAGCGGGTCTTGTACTTCGCTATCCCCATCACTATTTTTCCTATCTGATTGAAATAAAGCATAAAGAGGCATATAATTTTTAAGTTGATTCCAAATATTCTTTGCATCCTCTTTTGTTACATCTATTTCAAAATCATTTAATTGCAAGTCATTTAAAAAATGATTCCAAATTGTACTTCTAATAACAGCACTTCTTGTTCTGTCTTCACATTCAATACCATTGTCATCAAGAATTCCCTTTAATTCGGAGATTTTTTTAGATAACAAATCAGAACAAGAAGGATTTGTAGGATGATATGCTTTTATAAAAACCTTCTCTTTCCCAGCGTTCGGGTATTTTTTTATTACTTCTAAATCTCCATCACGATTCGTAAGATATTCATCTGAAAGAGTAGTAGGATTAGTTGCATCTATCGTTAAAGTATCAGGTAGATCTTCAAAAACAACAGAAATTATTGTTTCTGTATTTCCTTGCTCGCTATTTCTTTTATTTATATCATCTTTTTCAATCTTAGTCACACCCTTATTCTCGTTAAAGAAAATGTCTAATGCTTCTAAAATTGTTGATTTTCCAATATCATTTTTCCCAACAAATACTGTCAAATCTTTAAAATCAATAGTTGTTTCTTCTTGGTAATTTCTAAAATTATTTAACCTAACCTTTTTAATTTTCATAGTAGTATCCTAATTTATTAATATGCCGCACAACGATTGTGTAAAGTTATTGTTTTTATACTCCCAAATTGGAGGGATAAGAACAATAATTAATATTTTTATTTTATCGCTAATTATGACTAACATATTCTCATATTTCAAGCCATTTTCCTCCCTGCGTCACTTTTTTTGTTTCTTTACACAACAAGTAAAACTATTTTTAGTTTATTTTTCCTTTTGCGTAATGTGATATCTAATCTATCATAGACTCCCAAAAGTGAGATGATGTCAGGTGTAGCATATTATGTTATATTCTTTTCAAATATGTCCTTAGTCCACCCTATAGTTTTTGGGTAATAATTAGTATCTAATACAAACTCTTGTCCTCTACCCACTGTTTTTAAAAGTACATAATCATTATGTTTTTCCCATCTGCTCATATTTTTATGATATGTTAGTAGTTTTCTATCTCTTTCAGGATAGAAAAAGTTTGGCAAATTCCAATAAGATACTTTGTCTGAGTTGTTGTCTGTAAGCTGCAGTGATTTATCAAATTTTTTAAAATATCCAGCACCAGGGATATCTTTGTTAAGTCCATCAAGATTTAATTTATCTTTTCCAACATAGGTTGTATTTTTACTAAATGCCTTTTCTCTATCTTGTAAATGCGGATGACTTAGAGCCCATTTATAATGGTTTTTATTCTTTAAAATTTCATCTACTTTTAAAATTTTATCTATTTGTAGCCATCCAAATATCACATGAATAGGCTTTTGATCTTTTATATATTTAAACCTGCCATTATCTTTTTCAACTTCTCTAAATAATCCAAAAAAAAATAAAAATATCTCCTTCATTTACTTCTTGATTTTCAAGATGAGATTGAGCAGCATTGCATTGACCAAAAATAGGTTTCCAATCTGTACTCTTTTTTTGTAGATATTTTTATTTAAGTCAGGATCTAAATGTACCCCATTTGTTTTAGTTATTTTCATTTTTGTTAAATCTTCAACTATGTCACCATAAGAAATTTTGTCTGTTTCGTTTTCAAATGATAAATCGTCATAAGTAATTCCTGAATATTCATCTGGAATTGGTATTGAAATCATTATATTTGAGTCTTTAATAATGGGGCTTGGATATCCTCCCGATGATGAATCAAAACCTTTTCTACTGAATATTATTTTCATAAGTACGCCTCTTTTTTGGTAAGATCATAATATAGCTTAAATTAATCATAGCATTCCCTAAAGAGCATTTACAAGGGCAGTTAGCTCTTTAACGATAAGACCATAGTCTTCAGTTGGAACAATATGCCCCCAATCTGTTTCTATTAAATCTTCTTTATTTATTTTTAGAGTGCTAAGTATTATATCATTATTTACTACATTATCATTTTTACTGATTATAATGGTTCTTTTTGGGTTTGCCCCATCATCATTTTTTATCAAATCTTGTAATTGTATTTCAGTTTTTTTATACGATTCAAGAATGCTAATGTCAGTTATCCCTTTTCTTTTGAGTGTATTAAATGGAGTAATAGAGGGATTTATTAACATAAAGGGAATTTTATGATTTAACCCGAAATAAAGTGCAGGAAATGCCCCAAAGCTACTGCCTATTAGAATATTAAACCCAAGTTTGAATTCATCTTGAAACTTTTCTATCGGATTTTCAGTAAAATATTTAAATAGAGTAGTTTGAATGTTCCAAATATTTAGGCTTTCAAGATATGCACATAATCTAGATTTCCCTTTTGTTTCCAATCCATGAAAATAAAATATGTTAGTTTTATTCATAATTTTTTCTCCTTAAAGTATAATATAATCATTTATCGAGTTTGTTCTTTTTTTAACAGTTTCTAACAAAGTAATACCTCCATAAAATCTTTAATTTATTATTATCTAATATGAGCGTCAATATTTGACGTAGCCCACATTTATAGATTTTTATAGTAAAAGATGTTAATATTTTATCAGGAATAATTTGGGTGTAAAGGAAAGCTTATCAAATATTTTAAAGAAGGTTATAATTTTAAATCATGAAAGGGATAGCACTAACTATAGAGATACTTGGATTGTTAAAAAGATACAGAACTGTAACAACTAAACTAATCTCAGATGAATTGGGAGTCAGCGTAAGGACTGCCCAAAGATACATATCAGAATTACTAAATATTCAGGGGTTATTATACTACGATCCTGACAAACACACTTATTCACTGATTGAAAATGTAAGATTTGCAGATGTAGATTTGCCAAAAACAGAGATTCAATTTCTTGCGGCACTATTTGAATATATTAAAAAATTTGTGAGCCCCAAGACTAAAGAGCATATTGATAAAATCGCAAGAAGAATTTTTCATATAAGCTCAATGGGGGCTGTAAAACTTATAAATAACCAATCATATATTGATATTGATAAAATAATGGATACTTTTTCTAAAATAGAAGATGCCATTAAACATAAGCAGGAAATAGAATTTATTTATACAAAATTTGATAAAAAATATACCGTTCAGCCTTTATGTATATTGATTGATAATGGTTTTTGGTATTTATTAGCTAAACATGAAAATACATTAAAGAAATTTTCGATTGATCTTATAAAAGACTTAAACATTCTTGTGAAATTCTTTGAGATTCCTCAGGCTGAAATTGATAAATTGGTAGATAATGCAAATAGCATTTGGTTTGAGGACAAGCAATTGGTTAAAGTAATTGCAGAAGTTGACCAAAAAGTTGCTTCTTATTTCCAAAGGAAAGATATCTTCCCAAAACAAAAGATTGAAAAAGTGCTATCAGATGGAAAATTACAAATAACCTTTTATGTGGCAAATGAAGAAGAGTTACTATATTTCATTCGTCCTTGGGCGGAATACGTCAAAATTAATGCTCCAAAAGAATATACTTTAGTCGTAAAAAGGTTCGCTGAGAATATACTAACAAAGTACAATTAAGAAACATTTGAGCATGTGTAATAAAGATAAAGTTCTAAATGCCTGCAGATTTAAATAATTTGAAATAAATGAAAGAAGGTTTACTCATTTATTAAAGGTGTGTGCCGAAAACAGAATGGTACAAGTGCAATTAATTTTAACCAAGGAGGTTGTTTATGGCATTTGATACACGAATAAGCATCAAAGAAGAACAGGCTATTATGAAATGCTTGAAAGACAATAATTTTGATATTGAGAAAGATCGTCTTGCCATATTGTTTGAATTTACCCCAGCCTGGGGCGACTTTATCAACGTAGTCATTAATGGAAACTGGATATACGATTATGACGAATCTGAAAGAGAAGATACAGATTTAACAGTGAGCGAGCTGAACATTGATGGATATATTATCCCTTTAAGTATACC
The window above is part of the Deferrivibrio essentukiensis genome. Proteins encoded here:
- a CDS encoding YqiA/YcfP family alpha/beta fold hydrolase yields the protein MNKTNIFYFHGLETKGKSRLCAYLESLNIWNIQTTLFKYFTENPIEKFQDEFKLGFNILIGSSFGAFPALYFGLNHKIPFMLINPSITPFNTLKRKGITDISILESYKKTEIQLQDLIKNDDGANPKRTIIISKNDNVVNNDIILSTLKINKEDLIETDWGHIVPTEDYGLIVKELTALVNAL
- a CDS encoding helix-turn-helix transcriptional regulator, with translation MKGIALTIEILGLLKRYRTVTTKLISDELGVSVRTAQRYISELLNIQGLLYYDPDKHTYSLIENVRFADVDLPKTEIQFLAALFEYIKKFVSPKTKEHIDKIARRIFHISSMGAVKLINNQSYIDIDKIMDTFSKIEDAIKHKQEIEFIYTKFDKKYTVQPLCILIDNGFWYLLAKHENTLKKFSIDLIKDLNILVKFFEIPQAEIDKLVDNANSIWFEDKQLVKVIAEVDQKVASYFQRKDIFPKQKIEKVLSDGKLQITFYVANEEELLYFIRPWAEYVKINAPKEYTLVVKRFAENILTKYN
- a CDS encoding PD-(D/E)XK nuclease family protein encodes the protein MKETIEKLKNSPLFNLSLSSKELFHSNFLYWIGHNYPLEFGTFFSKFLNEQPENLRIKEIFREKENIDLSFNYSNGQEILIENKVKSVPYIGQLAKYSEKHTNRKNYILLSLSEPMFFQSKSKLEVNGVFWHYLNYSDLQLMLQSLSESINNEYHRQIIIDYCEFISGLIKINEYCKIDREELFDFHSIKTNQLYRELIDIRLHDFYLKKKYELLAYEIYKELDELGKNLTDFSLPLNWNNKKPIIFLGYGMTRSLGLMDLKYLISPNIVLGIQIQGEHYRMVVEDNNSIIAHKIKEKLLDNKLWFDFSNSFPSARVYPKPEKGFNKYGNTFFYKSVKLGTEFTINKIISTIIKDVEHIEKNINEIRTIITQAKNA
- a CDS encoding ATP-binding protein translates to MKIKKVRLNNFRNYQEETTIDFKDLTVFVGKNDIGKSTILEALDIFFNENKGVTKIEKDDINKRNSEQGNTETIISVVFEDLPDTLTIDATNPTTLSDEYLTNRDGDLEVIKKYPNAGKEKVFIKAYHPTNPSCSDLLSKKISELKGILDDNGIECEDRTRSAVIRSTIWNHFLNDLQLNDFEIDVTKEDAKNIWNQLKNYMPLYALFQSDRKNSDGDSEVQDPLKEAVRQILNDEELRRKFNEIATEVRGKLEEVANRTLNKLREMNPDVANSLNPVIPPTESLKWEDVFKNVKISGDEDIPINKRGSGIKRLILLNFFRAEAERRQQERNVPNIIYAIEEPETSQHPEHQRKLIEAFKTLSNTENTQIILTTHSPAIVKLLDFEDLKLLKEENGRINVIQVERHNLPYPSLNEVNFLAFGESNEEYHNELYGYIESEGKLNEYKNGRTTMNYRRMRNGREIEEQKVLSEFIRHQIHHPENTLNERFTLKQLQESISAMREFIQKNM
- the nifJ gene encoding pyruvate:ferredoxin (flavodoxin) oxidoreductase, with amino-acid sequence MAEKKFVNIDGNTAAAYVAHATNEVIAIYPITPSSVMGELADEYSAKGKKNIWGTVPKVVELQSEGGASGAVHGALSAGALTTTFTASQGLLLMIPNMYKIAGELTPTVFHVSARAVATHALSIFGDHSDVMACRQTGWAMLCSNNPQEVMDFALIGQAATLKSRVPVLHFFDGFRTSHEIRTTEEIPFEIMKEMIDDELIKAHRERGLSPDHPTIKGTAQNPDVFFQGKEAVNKFYEAAPAIFKQEMEKFFKLTGRKYNLFDYIGAPDAEKVIIMMGSGADVAEEAVEYMNSLGEKVGLMKIRLYRPFSLEDFVAALPKSVSKIAVLDRTKEPGGLGEPLYLDVRTAIGEAMQKKMVKFDRYPIIIGGRYGLGSKEFTPAMVKAVFDNLDAAEPINSFTVGIEDDVTNKSLKYDPSWLTPQDGVFNGMFFGLGSDGTVGANKNSAKIIGDLTGSNVQAYFVYDSKKSGSMTTSHVRFGKRPIKSSYLVQEADFIGCHNFSFLEQYDIVTKLKKGGTFLLNSIYSADEVWDKLPAEVQKLLIEKEARFYVINANEIAEKIGLGNRVNVILQTAFFKIANVAPFDKVIESIKDAIEKTYGRYGDSVVNMNKKAVDAGAEELYEVKVPSSVTSSIKMSKYINDPDAPEFVKKAISKMVANEGDDVPVSWLPVDGTFPVGTSKYEKRNIALNVPQWDPEVCIQCGICSFVCPHATIRMKVYDEEVLKSAPATFKYADARGKEFAGMKFTIQVAVEDCTGCGACVFNCPAKSKTDPMHKAINMVPQVPLRETERENLKFFLSIPELDPTKYNKNTLKGSQLAPHMFEFSGACAGCGETPYVRLMCHLFGDRAIIANATGCSSIYGGNLPTTPYTTRYDGLGPAWSNSLFEDNAEFGYGMRLAIDKFNEQALELLEQLKDKLDSELVENIVNAPQKTQIEIEEQRNRVKALKDSLKSMDTPEAKKLLELADYLVKKSVWIVGGDGWAYDIGYGGLDHVLADNKNVNVLVLDTEVYSNTGGQASKATTIGSIAKFAFSGKEVEKKDLAMIAMTYGHIYVAKVSLANPAQCVKAFVEAENYDGPSIIIADSHCIAHGIDMSKGVEQQKLAVNSGYWMLYRFNPELRKEGKNPLTIDSKEPTMSVEEFMKTENRFRAVAKMFPERAKMLAELAEKSVKARNSLTRQLAEKIDCTE